One genomic segment of Hordeum vulgare subsp. vulgare chromosome 2H, MorexV3_pseudomolecules_assembly, whole genome shotgun sequence includes these proteins:
- the LOC123430429 gene encoding cytochrome P450 71A9-like — translation MASPQTPELLACLLVVVGTLLLLKQLLAPSKRRSASASPSIPRPRGLPLIGNLHQLGALPHDSLAALAAKHDAPLMLLRLGSVPTLVVSSADAARAAFQHNDRAMSGRPALYAAARFSYGLQNISFAPSEGAFWRAARRACLSELLGAPRVRGFREAREGEAAALVAAVAEADASGAGAAVDLSELLLAASNKIVRRVAFGGDDGGEGGAEASAVLKETQRLLGAFWVADYVPWLGWLDAPRGLRGRLERNFHQLDAFYESVIDSHLKRRASSSADEEEDLVDVLLRLHADPAHRSTFSSRDQIKGILTDMFIAGTDTSAATVEWTMTELVNHPDILAKAQHEVRRVVGDSDMVREPDLPGLSYLKLVIKESMRLHPPVPLLVPRETTEPCTVHGCEIPAGTRVLVNAKAIGAHAGAWGADVAQFVPERHEHGGDLGDFRPWHDNFSLVPFGIGRRSCPGMHFATAVVEVVLANLLFSFDWSAPLGKVDAEEENGLTVYRKNPLMLFAKPRRCV, via the exons ATGGCATCGCCCCAAACTCCCGAGCTCTTGGCatgcctcctcgtcgtcgtcggcaccctcctcctcctcaagcaacTGCTCGCGCCAAGCAAGAGACGCTCCGCCTCGGCCTCACCCTCCATCCCGCGCCCGAGGGGCCTGCCTCTCATCGGCAACCTCCACCAACTCGGCGCGCTCCCGCACGACTCCCTCGCCGCGCTCGCCGCCAAGCACGACGCGCCGCTCATGCTGCTCCGCCTCGGCTCCGTGCCGACGCTCGTCGTCTCCTCCGCCGACGCGGCGCGCGCCGCGTTCCAGCACAACGACCGCGCCATGTCCGGCCGCCCGGCGCTCTACGCGGCCGCCAGGTTCTCCTACGGCCTGCAGAACATCTCCTTCGCGCCGTCGGAgggcgcgttctggcgcgccgcgCGCCGCGCGTGCCTGTCCGAGCTCCTCGGCGCCCCGCGGGTGCGCGGGTTCCGCGAGGCCAGGGAGGGCGAGGCCGCCGCGCTCGTCGCCGCCGTGGCGGAGGCGGACGCGTCCGGGGCCGGCGCTGCCGTGGACCTGAGCGAACTTCTCCTCGCCGCGAGCAACAAGATTGTGCGACGTGTCGCcttcggcggcgacgacggcggcgaagGTGGCGCGGAGGCGAGTGCTGTCCTCAAGGAGACGCAGAGGCTTCTTGGTGCCTTCTGGGTCGCCGACTACGTGCCGTGGCTCGGGTGGCTGGACGCGCCGCGTGGCCTGCGGGGGCGTCTGGAGCGGAACTTCCACCAGCTCGATGCGTTCTACGAGAGCGTGATCGACAGTCACCTGAAACGGCGAGCATCCTCCTccgccgacgaggaggaggacttgGTCGACGTGCTCCTCCGCCTGCACGCCGACCCGGCTCACCGGAGCACGTTCAGCAGTCGCGACCAGATCAAAGGCATCCTCACG GACATGTTCATTGCCGGGACCGACACGTCGGCGGCGACGGTGGAATGGACGATGACGGAGCTGGTCAACCACCCGGACATCCTCGCCAAGGCGCAGCACGAGGTTCGCCGCGTCGTCGGCGACAGCGACATGGTCCGGGAGCCCGATCTCCCGGGCCTCAGCTACCTGAAGCTGGTCATCAAGGAGTCCATGAGGCTGCACCCGCCGGTGCCGCTCCTGGTGCCCCGGGAGACCACCGAGCCATGCACGGTCCACGGCTGCGAGATACCGGCCGGGACGCGGGTGCTCGTCAACGCGAAGGCCATCGGTGCGCACGCCGGCGCGTGGGGCGCCGACGTGGCGCAGTTCGTCCCCGAGCGGCATGAGCACGGCGGGGACCTCGGCGACTTCAGGCCATGGCACGACAACTTCTCGCTGGTGCCGTTCGGGATCGGGCGGAGGAGCTGCCCCGGCATGCACTTCGCGACGGCCGTGGTGGAGGTGGTGCTGGCCAACTTGCTCTTCTCCTTTGACTGGAGCGCGCCGCTCGGCAAGGTGGACGCTGAGGAGGAGAACGGGTTGACAGTGTACAGGAAGAACCCTCTCATGCTGTTTGCTAAACCACGGAGATGCGTCTAG
- the LOC123427023 gene encoding oryzain alpha chain-like: MRCYTAAAATLLLLLVPLAAAEAAIASYRERTEEEMRRVFVEWMAKHGMAYGSAVEEERRYAIFKDKLRTVDRHNAGADAGIHPYRLGLNSFSDRTSAEIYSRVIP, from the exons ATGAGGTGCTacacggcggcggcggcaacgctgctgcttctgctggtgccgctggcggcggcggaggcggcgatTGCGTCGTACAGGGAGAGGACGGAGGAGGAGATGCGGCGGGTGTTCGTGGAGTGGATGGCAAAGCACGGGATGGCGTACGGCTCCGCCGTCGAGGAGGAGCGCCGGTACGCTATTTTCAAGGACAAGCTCCGCACCGTCGACCGGCACAACGCCGGCGCCGATGCCGGGATCCACCCGTACCGCCTCGGCCTCAACTCGTTCTCCGACCGCACCAGCGCGGAGATATATAGCC GTGTCATTCCATAG